DNA sequence from the Prolixibacter sp. SD074 genome:
TCACTTTTACCTTGTTGTCAACCGTTGGAATCTCAGCAGTAGTGCCCAGCGCCAGATCGGGGAACGATACATAAAGATTGTAAATCAAATCGTTCTCGTCTCGAATCAGGTCGGGGTCTTTTACTTCGTTGATGAGTACCAGCAAATCGCCGGGCACGCCACCACGCCGGGCTGCATTTCCTTTTCCGCTAACGGAAAGTTGCATACCGTCCGCTACGCCGGGCGGTATTTTAATGTTGATAATTTCTTCACCTCTAATAATCCCTTCGCCGTGGCATTTGTCACACTTGTGTGTAATGATCTGGCCCTCGCCACCACAGGTAGGACAGGTGGATGTTGTCTGCATCTGCCCAAGGAAAGTATTACTGATGCGTGTAACCTGGCCGGAACCGTGGCACGTGGAACAGGTGCTGTATCCGTTGCTTCCTTTCGCTCCACTACCGTGACAGCTATCGCAGGTAACGTATTTCTTAACTTTTATTTTCTTTTCCGTACCATGAGCAATCTCTTTCAGTGTCAGGTTGGCTTTTACCCGAAGGTTCGAACCACGGTTTATGTGGTGGTGTGTGCGTCCGCCTCCGGAACCGAACCCGCCAAATCCGCCAAATCCGCCACCAAAAATATCACCAAACATGGAGAAGATATCGTCCATGGACATGTCGTGGCCACTGAATCCACCTTGACCACCGCCAAGGCCGGAGTGTCCAAATTGGTCATATCTCTGACGTTTTTCAGGGTTGCTTAGTACTTCGTAAGCCTCGGCAGCCTCTTTAAAATTCTCTTCAGCCGTTTTGTCACCCGGATTTTTGTCCGGGTGGAACTGAATCGCCTTTTTTCGGTAGGCTTTTTTTATCTCTTCCGGGCTTGCACTTTTGCTAACCCCCAAAACTTCATAATAATCTCTTTTTGCCATTATCCGATTTCTTTCCTGTCAGTTAAAATCTTCCGTTTTTATTCACCAACGACTACTTTGGCAAATCGAATCACTTTCTCATTCAATACATATCCCTTCTGGATAACATCTACCACTTTGCCTTTTAGTTCCTCGGAAGGTGCCGGAATTTTCGTCAGGGCCTCATGCAGATCGGTATCGAATTCTGTTCCGTTGGCTTCTAT
Encoded proteins:
- the dnaJ gene encoding molecular chaperone DnaJ, yielding MAKRDYYEVLGVSKSASPEEIKKAYRKKAIQFHPDKNPGDKTAEENFKEAAEAYEVLSNPEKRQRYDQFGHSGLGGGQGGFSGHDMSMDDIFSMFGDIFGGGFGGFGGFGSGGGRTHHHINRGSNLRVKANLTLKEIAHGTEKKIKVKKYVTCDSCHGSGAKGSNGYSTCSTCHGSGQVTRISNTFLGQMQTTSTCPTCGGEGQIITHKCDKCHGEGIIRGEEIINIKIPPGVADGMQLSVSGKGNAARRGGVPGDLLVLINEVKDPDLIRDENDLIYNLYVSFPDLALGTTAEIPTVDNKVKVKVDAGTQPGKILRLRGKGLPDLNGYGRGDLLVRIHVWVPKKLSNEEKKQLEKLQESDNFSAKNVGSEDRNFFDKVKDMF